The Rhodococcus sp. X156 genome window below encodes:
- a CDS encoding MFS transporter produces MKTGEQIVQGLPWRWNVQGRIFIIGGLGYMFDAWDVVLNGFLTPLVGDFWNLSTPERSLVATANLIGMAVGAVVWGTVADKMGRKKAFSITMLIFALFSVLGAFSPSYEVFIALRFLAGFGLGGCIPVDYAIVSEFSPSKLRGRVLAAMDVWWPIGGTVCGLVATALVPIDGDERWRWMLMFMVLPALLLFWVRRGVPESPMFLAKAGREAEARQVIDTLVTNTGVTPEPYEFAPQPPAEKMSVKAAFTQLRDIWRFSPRITATAWLLFVTIMLLYYAALTWMPTILREQGYGDQAAFAGTTLMTGVGIIGVLTSAWLCEAYGRKWVIGLSGPIAAVALVLFAMMLDVGNVALIWLAVFGFLIQLTIPVLYAYVSELYPTEIRASGFGWASSVSRVATGFAPLLFGSLLWPVFGLPLTFAISGIAVLVAVLWMIVGAPETKGRELDGMDEIETPLVVVKSNG; encoded by the coding sequence ATGAAGACCGGCGAACAGATCGTCCAGGGGCTGCCCTGGAGATGGAACGTGCAGGGTCGCATCTTCATCATCGGTGGCCTCGGGTACATGTTCGACGCCTGGGACGTCGTGCTCAACGGCTTCCTCACCCCCCTGGTGGGCGACTTCTGGAACCTGTCCACCCCGGAGCGCAGCCTGGTGGCCACGGCGAACCTCATCGGCATGGCCGTCGGAGCCGTGGTGTGGGGCACGGTGGCCGACAAGATGGGCCGCAAGAAGGCCTTCAGCATCACCATGCTGATCTTCGCGCTGTTCTCGGTGCTCGGGGCGTTCTCGCCGAGCTACGAGGTGTTCATCGCGCTGCGCTTCCTCGCCGGGTTCGGCCTGGGTGGCTGCATCCCGGTGGACTACGCCATCGTCAGCGAGTTCTCCCCGAGCAAGCTGCGCGGACGGGTGCTGGCCGCCATGGACGTGTGGTGGCCGATCGGCGGCACGGTGTGTGGCCTGGTGGCCACGGCACTGGTGCCCATCGACGGCGACGAGCGCTGGCGCTGGATGCTGATGTTCATGGTGCTGCCGGCGCTGCTGCTGTTCTGGGTGCGTCGCGGTGTCCCGGAGTCACCGATGTTCCTGGCCAAGGCCGGCCGCGAGGCTGAGGCCCGTCAGGTCATCGACACCCTGGTCACCAACACCGGCGTCACCCCCGAGCCCTACGAGTTCGCCCCGCAGCCGCCGGCCGAGAAGATGAGCGTGAAGGCTGCGTTCACCCAGCTGCGCGACATCTGGCGCTTCAGCCCGCGCATCACGGCCACCGCCTGGCTGCTGTTCGTCACCATCATGCTGCTGTACTACGCCGCGCTGACCTGGATGCCGACCATCCTGCGCGAGCAGGGCTACGGCGACCAGGCGGCCTTCGCCGGCACCACGCTGATGACCGGTGTGGGCATCATCGGCGTGCTCACCTCGGCCTGGCTCTGCGAGGCCTACGGGCGCAAGTGGGTGATCGGCCTGTCCGGTCCCATCGCGGCGGTCGCGCTGGTGCTGTTCGCGATGATGCTCGACGTCGGCAACGTGGCCCTGATCTGGCTGGCCGTGTTCGGCTTCCTGATCCAGCTGACCATCCCGGTGCTCTACGCCTACGTGTCCGAGCTGTACCCCACCGAGATCCGGGCCTCGGGCTTCGGCTGGGCCTCCTCGGTGAGCCGGGTGGCGACCGGGTTCGCCCCGCTGCTGTTCGGCTCGCTGCTGTGGCCGGTGTTCGGGCTCCCGCTGACCTTCGCCATCTCCGGCATCGCGGTGCTCGTCGCGGTGCTGTGGATGATCGTCGGCGCCCCGGAGACCAAGGGCCGCGAGCTCGACGGCATGGACGAGATCGAGACACCACTCGTCGTCGTCAAGAGCAACGGATAA